actataatgggattcgaaacccgttcgaacctcgaacattttagtgttctacAATACGACAGAGTGAATATCAGAAAACATTCTATGATTGCATGACTAATTGCAAAAACTGAGATACAAAGTGTTAATTGATAACAAAGTCTCACAGTCATCACCGACATGTATCTGAGCGGGTGACATATGGCCATGTAGCGGTCAAAGGCCATCACTGTGAGTAAAGTACATTCACAGGCCGCGGCCACTGCAAAGATAAACAACTGCGTGGTACAACCAATGAAGGAGATGGACCTCCTAGACCAGAAGAAGCTTTGGAGAGCCTTAGGAACTGTAGAACTGATGGTTAACAGCTCATTAAATGACAAAATTCTTAAGAAAAAATACATAGGAGAGTGGAGTGGAGGACTGAGAGTGACGGCCAATATGATGAGACCATTACCAATCcatgagagaaggtaagaaaggaGAAAGAATATGAAGAGCGAAGTCTGAGCTGTAAGAGACAAATCTGAGAACCCAAGAAAGAAGAACATTGTGCCATTACTGAAGGTTTCACTGCTCTTCATCTTATTTTTGGTGACTGCATTCTATATTAGGAATAGATTTCTGTAGGATTCTGACAATTTGTTGTTCAGATTATAGTATTTGATTCTCTTCTTGCAGCTGGTTTTAGATGCTGGTGGAAAGTTGGTTAGAAGATTGATCAGATGCAGTAGAATTCTTCAAGAAACAGTTTGGAGAAAACTCAGATTTCTTATCCTGATGTCAATGCCTAAAAAGTAATTTGTGAAAGATAGTTGGGTACATATTCTAATGCATTACATGTACATACTtggatatacagtcatggccaaaagttttaagaatgatacaaatattaatttttacaaagtctactgcttcagtttttctaatgacaatttgcatatactccagaatgttataaagagtgatcagcttaacagcaattacttgcaaagtcaatatttgcctagtaaattaactttatcccccaaaacacatttcaacatcattgcagccctgccttaaaaggaccagctaacatcgtttcagtgattgctccattaacacaggtgtgggtgttgatgaggacagggctggagatcaatctgtcatgattaagtaagaatgacaccactggacactttaaaaggaggctggtgcttggcatcattgtttctcttctgttaaccatggttatctctaaagaaacacgtgcagtcatcattgcactgcacaaaaatggcctaacagggaagagtatcgcagctagaaagattgcacctcagtcaacaatctatcgcatcatcaagaacctcaaggagagaggttccattgttggcaaaaaggctccagggcgcccaagaaagaccagcaagcgccaggaccgtctcttaaaagtgtttcagctgcgggttcgggctaccagcagtgcagagcttgctcaggaatggcagcaggcaggtgtgagtgcatctgcacgcactgtgaggcggagactcttggagcaaggcctggtctcaaggagggcaggaaagaagccacttctctccagaaaaaacatcagggacagactgatattctgcaaaaagtacagggagtggactgctgaggactggggtaaagtcattttctctgatgaatcccctttttgattgtttgggacatctggaaaacagcttattcggagaagacgaggtgggcgctaccaccagtcttgtctcatgccaactgtaaagcatcctgaaaccattcatgtgtggggttgcttctcagccaagggaatcggctctcacagtcttgcctaaaaacacagccatgaataaagaatggtaccagaatgtcctccgagatcaacttctcccaaccgtccaatcgcagtttggtgatcaacaatgccttttccagcatgatggagcaccttgccataaagcaaaggtgataactaaatggctcagggaacaaaacatagagattttgggtccatggcctggaaactccccagatcttaatcccattgagaacttgtggtcaatcatcaagagacgggtggacaaacaaaaacctacaaattctgacaaaatgcaagcattgattgtgcaagaatggactgctatcagtcaggatttggtccagaagttgattgagagcatgccagggagaattgcagaggtcctgaagaagaagggtcaacactgcaaatattgacttgctgtattaactcattctaactgtcaatataagcttttgttactcaaaaaacatctgacaaacacacataaaatccagagggcagcagatcatgtgaaaatataagatttgtgtcattctcaaaacttttggccatgactgtaatacTGATATAGTATCAGTAATGGTGACTGATGCCTGGTAATATATGGAATAGACTCCCAATGTGGGTGGAAGCTTCACTATATCTGGAATGTACTTGATGctgacaatttaaaaaaaacctgctgACATCTACTATTTTTTGGATGAAGTACTACTGCTGGACCTGCTTTTATAGCACTCACGTCCACATTTTTATTAGATCCTGTCCCCACAATGAGAAGACATTGAAAGTCAGAAATAAGCAAGCAACTCCAAATCTTCATTACACAATGCACCATTATTACACAACAACTATTACAGTGCACTTCATTGTGCGTATCTAAGTCAGTGATTCTCCAGAACTCTTATGTGGACCCTGAGCGTCACATAGGTCATGGTGGGCAGCATGAGACCTCTCTATGGATCAAAGTTTTTTCTGATCTCCCTCTCATGACAACAGGGGAGTTACACCAGATCTTACAAACAATGAAGGCATGGAAACAGATGAATGTGGTAAGTCTATATTGACATGAGTCAACAGATGGACGGAAGGAGTAATGTTGAGCGCTGTTCACATTCGCAACACTGTCATTTTTAGAATGCCACTTACTCACAGATTTTCTGGAAGTTCAGTAGCATTGGTGAGGGGATGATTATATTTTAGTCTGTGATCTTGCACACTGCTAAACGCTCAATCCTAGTTATGAATCCTTTCTAAAAGCAACATGATCTCCTGGCTCGGTACTTGTGACTATATGTGGCAAGGTGTGAATTGTAGGCTTTTGTTAGCATGGGACTGAATATAACAACACTCTACATTAGGTTAGAAATTCTACATAGAACCCACTGTCATCTGCTTAGTGAATGAGATGAAATGGTATGAATGTTTGTAGTTGGTTCACCAATGCAAACACCAAAAAATTGCAGCAGCATTTTGCTAGTGCCAGGAGCATCACTgctatacctactgtatatacaaatacatGAAAATAAGGTTCTTTGTAACTGAAAAGTCTTCTAATATTGCTTGCAATAAATGTGACGCACCCTGGGATTCACCTCAGACACGACTGAGTAGAGTCAAAGAAAATAAATATGTTGCATTATTATATAGTCTTCTCAGCCCTCGGAGGCCTAGTCCCAGGATTACAAATCATAATTCACTTCTGTGTCCTCTGTTCTATTAATTGTCAAATGTATTACCTTAACAATACTACTAAGAATTCATGACCTGTAgggaaatacacacaaaaaaaaaaaaaaaaaaaaaaacagaagctcAAAGCAAAAATGTCTTGGAAGAACATAATGTCTAATGAGAACCCAAGTAACTTGAAATCACAAATCGAAGGgtcaaaaagttttcaaaaacatGTTGTGATCGCTGGCTCATGTGTACTTatggacaaataaaaaaaaaagtgcaaacaaatttaataaagtgtgtgaaataaagcccccaaaataccTTTTCCGATCTCAAATGAGTTGTATaaaatttgatatatatatatatatatatatatatatatatatatatatatatatatatatctctctctctatctcaaacacacaatacatatttggtattgctgcaTCCCTaataacctgtacaataaaactgaaacattatttaaaCTACACGGtgaaagttggggggggggggaacccacaGGAAGTaatacatgtatgacactggtgtacccaggataatgtacttaatgtcatatttgAGTATAAACAGCTGTTTGGCATAGAAGGGAAGGctcgctattttggtttttggaacaGACTtacacggtttggtttttggatgcctttacacttttgcagagccccgaaatgccaattaccatatatacttgagtataagccgacccgaatataagcagaggcccctaattttaccacaaaaaaaaaaaaaaaaaaactgtgaaaacttattgactcgagtataagcctagggggtgaaatccaccattgcagataaaaagtctggtcatgtgcattgcagcttagtaactccatgtgcctcatagtaataacagttaacccaatcatgcccctcacattaaccccgtgtgcctcacataagagcgatgctaggttcacacctacgttctgctctccgttctgtggtttccgtcttctgcatggcagaagacggaaaccacagaccgggtccggctgtgagcgttttatgctctccgctgcaaaaccgtttttttttaatccggacacagagtactgcatgtccgactctgtgcccggattataaaacccagtttcgcggcggagagcataaaacgctcaccgccgctcacggccggacatctttctcacccattcaaatgaataggtgagagactcctgcaggtttccgtctcctgctctgttttatgcaggaaacggaaaactgcagaacggagaccgggcgcagatgtgaacgagcccttactgatatgtgggacatatggaggtaataatcaggtatcttcataattaaggtccttcattagtaccctcatgtgtctcacatactagtaacccttatatggggcacataggggttaatatgagggacatgatggggttaactgctattaatgtgaggcaaatGGAATTACTgatactaaattaataaccccaaatgcctgacagtaataggcagagtaactagaggaaggtccctgtgtgtcacattactgtagcttcctctcctccatataacagacatcttccataagacacaatgaatcccggccactcatctgcagggtagatgttAAATCCTAGTGTTGctgacatcatgaccatgtgatcggactctggtgtgggcggagctactagaatttagactcaaccttatctgcagattttacataccagtggctacaggacctttgatgacatcacagtcacctcataacaagccaatcacagagcagtagcactaaaggacctcccccttctagATCCTTCCAGTCAGTTTTCTGTACtccatggaccctgactcgtgtataagccgaggagagctttttcagcatgaaaaatgtgctggaaaagtcggcttatactcgagtatatatggtaagtttATTTTATAATGCTGAATACACAAAACAATCAATCAATTAATGACAAGCCATTGGCATAAAATTAAGCTACGCAGATATAATTTCTGAACAATTCACCAGACACCCTCCCAATATGATGTAACAATTATATAAAACTATAATTCTGAGAATAATAAAATAGATTTCCTTAAGACATTATTCAAATTTACAAACCAAGGAAGGAATGTTGGGTGTATCACGTATCTTGTTTGAGCAAAACAAGGTTCATACAAGGGGGACCATTATGTTGCAATGTCACATAACCATACTAAATGGAATCAGAAACCTTGGGTCATATAGAAtattagtagatagatagatataatcacTAGCAGGATGTTCAGGAATGATGAGTTAAAAGGAGGATTAAGCAGTATCGTTTAGATCATTGAATACTAGTGCACCTAATTTTGTATATCCAAATCTGCCCCTATGACTGACTACTTGTTCAAAATCAGAGTTGGTTTTGGTTTacttttataaataaaaatagcAGCAACATGTTCATTGTATTCATCTATAATGGTTACGACAAAAAGATAAGTATCTAAATGGTAATTCCAATAAATCCATAAAAGGCCAGTGAAACAACCTATATCCAAATAACAGACAACAAACCAAAAGACGACATgataaaaaataacctttattgATATTTCTGTTAAAACCATATAATAAATGGTATAAAACATATCCGCTACTTTGTAATCTAAGAATTACTTGACAGTCTGCACAAGTATAGCCAATAGAAAGGgtggtatatttttggataatagGGCTGGGATTAGAAGGTAGTTCCAATGGATTCACAAAAAGCAAATGAAACAACCAATATCCATATAACGGAACCTAACATCTTCTACCTGTAAGCTGGTGCCTTATGAAAGTTGAGTTTATAGGCTGTAATAAAATTCCTATATAATGCATTATAAATTACATAAAGGCCAGATTCTATGCACAGCATTTATGTACAGTTAATTCAATTGTTTTCTTGCATTATGACATTCGTTACAGCTTGTATATGTACTGTCCTCTACTGCTTCCCTAGGCTGACCCCTGTTCTAACAATCCTTGCCCCTGGAATTTCAGCCCATCTTCTAAATTCCATGCAAtggttacatattttgcattaatTCTGTATTATATAAAAGGTAGACTTGGCAGGTCTCCACCTTAATGTTTGCAAGCCAGGACACAGCAGTGTTTCACATGCACTTTTAGCCGGGCAGAATCGGCCTCTTCTCCAAGTATCTCCCGGAATCTGTAAAAAGgagtttaaattaaaaaatagaaattaaagttaAAGACTGTTACGTGCTTAATATGCTGTATATTATTGTGACATAGGTCTCCCTTACATAGCATTCAGAAATATtcgttattagggttgagccgatcttgagacttcaagatcgattttaatatccgatttctaatcattttccagccgatcccaatcgtgaagtttgctcaatcgccgatcgggatccgatctttcccgatctcgaaTGCTCAAccatagtcaatgcttctctatgggaaaagtcatttttagggttgagctgatcttgagatttcaaaatccaatttctgatcattttccaactgatccagagcatgaaatttgctcaatcgctgatcgggatctgatccagatcgctcaaccctatgcgTTATCATTTAGGCTTTTAAAAGAAGGGTCCAGCATGCGAAATTGCCCATTATCCCTCCCATTATGGCATGCCATGTTCACCAAATTGAatgtgaacataaccatatttaaatttgtagacaattcaaATTTATATTAGAAAATTTGTGAGGTTTGTCTGCAAGTCTGAAACAAaggggaccccagagtataaaattgGAGGACCGGGAAGGTGCAAAACAAAAGCAAATACTCACACTCACCTTTTCTCATCTCTTCAAGGTTCTTATGCGGCGACCAGTCCTCACTCATGAGGTCTTCtgacctcctgggtgatgtcaattTACTGTACAAGACCAATGAGATCTGACCATGTCATCACCCAAGAGGccgaagaccccagagtataaataaTTCATTCGTGGTGAATCAGAGATTTTACATGTAACGGATAGTAGGAAGGGACCACAGCACTCCAATGCCAAGTAAATCCAATAACAGAATGCTACGTCTCAGGTTACAAACCCCTAAGCAGGTATAGGGTGTGGCGATTAGGCGGTATGAAGAAATACATTATCTGATAAAAACCAATTAGGGAAGACACCAGTGGGTCAGAAGCAACGAGTAGGACCTTGAGTGCTGCCCTGTATCTGAATAGTGTCACACGGTTCATCTAGTCTGCCATTGTATTATTACCATTTGATCTTCGGCTAGACACAATTTTGTCTCAGGCATGGTTAAATGAatttactgtagatttccaaaCTACATCTGatggacaaggacaatacatggcAATGGTTACGTTTTGATCAGCAGCGGCCCCAATCCTGAAATGCAAGAAGGCCATGTGCTAGTAACAGCCAGTGTGTGCAGGCCCAGTTTCCACACCATACTGGTTCCatctgtctcctcctctctggacAGTTTTCCACCCCCATCTTCACCAGAGCAAGCCATTGCTTCCCCTCTCGTTTCCTCATGGATGTAAAGTGCTGCCTTGTGGTTTCAATGCTAATAAGCCTGGATTGGGGAAGCTACACAGAGTTGCTGCTCCACTATAGCCTGCAGCAACTATGTCGTTTGATCAGTGTTGCCAGTGACAATGGCTTTAATATGGTTGATGCACTGCAGTTGGGTAGACCACCACAATGTCTCTGGCGCATGGGCTAAATATGGTGGTGTGTCACTATTAACATATATAGTGACTTAAAGGAGGTGCTACAAAATCTGGGTCAGGATCATTGTGGTGGAGGACCTGGGATTCCTATACTGGAGAAGGGAAGTGGAGGAAGACTCTTCTTTGGATGCAGAGGGAGACCTTGAGATGTCACAGCCATCTTTGTTTCAAGAGGATAGTCATGACAATACTGAGTAGCCATGTCAGGCCTAGAGTCTGTTTACACACTTGCAAGCATGGCAGGCTGCATGCTTCTCTGCTTACAAGTAACAAGCATATTAGTATAAAGCATAAGGAGGAGTACCAGATCACCCTGGCTATAAagtcaaaatgggggaattcttTCCCTGCTTCTCAAAGGGAGGCAATATTGGCATATTATCAAGATATGGTAATATAGAGTTTGGCTTAGCTTTTAGGGGACCACTGCAAGTGGCAGTTATGTGCCTGATGGGGCAGCTAAAGCCAGCTTTCTTCACCTCTGAAAAGTGCTGAGCGAAAAAAAAGCGACGAgtttccaccatggttttttttcccagcactttttggctgcggctcactatgtggggccttagccttaaagggattctaccattaaacccctttttttgtggataagacgtcggaatagcctttagaaaggctattcatctcttacctttagatgtgatatccgccgcgctgttccttagaaatactggtttttactggtttcaaattagttctctcacagcgatgggagcgggccccagcgctgggaatgcgatgggggcgtccccactgctgcttgagaacaggctccagcgacgtctccatcttcggctggatcctccccttctttcttcgtctttcttcggcgtcacctccgacgcctgcgtagTTGGCTcggccagtgagacactagtagagccgaatgcgcatgccggccatagttccaaggccgcaattgtgcgcatgtgcagtcagctctactagtgtttcactggcagagccaactgcgcaggcgtcggaggtgatgccaaagaaagaaggggaggatccagccgaagatagaggcgtcgctgttctcgagcagcagtggggatgcccccgtCGCATTTCCAGcgcaggggcccgcccccatcactgtgagaggactaatttgcataccggtaaaaaccagtatttctaaggaacgtcgcggcggagatcacatctaatggtaagagacgaatagcctttctaaaggctattccgacatcttatccacaaaaaaaaaaaacatttaataacATATCATGAGGATAATTCAATCAAGTCCCAAAAAACATTTCCAGTCCCTCGGAATTGCTGCGTTTCTATAAAAGAGATTTATCAAATACATTTTTCTTTCTCAGAGCCGTCAGTCTGCAGTCATTTCCCCAAGTCTGTCTTTTCAAAGTAAAACAAACCATAAACATAAGTAACCACTAAGATATGAAAGGCAGGCGGTATACTGCACCCATGAAATACAATAACCTAAAGGAGGACATAGAAGCCATAATGCACCATGTGTATACTGCACCTTTTTTCAGTCTGTATAAGAAACTGTTCTGCTCCTTTCACGTCTTTCTCTCTGAATAACTGATACATATAAAATGACTGGATCATTCCAATAATATCAGGCAGTGACATCTGAATGTTGGCCGGTATATTTCGGATCCTGTAAGAGAAGAGTATATTCTGGTGATTTAGTTACTTGGGAAATTACAAAACTTTGACATTTAAATTAACACATTTTAATAATAAGACCAATCAGAGACGTAACTAGAAATGCCGGGGCCTCGTGGCAAACCTTCGGAATGGGAAAACTCCCCCAAGAGAGGTACGCAGgcatgcaggctgtatgtgaacaaggaggtgatgtggagtgcagggtgtgtatgagcaagagggaggaatgGGGGTACAAGCTGTGAGCGAGCAAGAAGAGGGAAGGGGGGGTGCAATCTGTGAGCAAGCAAGAAGAGGGAATGGGGGGTGCAATCTGTGAgtgagcaagaggaggaaatATGGGGTGCAAGCTGTGAGCAAGCAAGGTGGGGggaatgggtgtgcaggctgtgtgcaaGCAAGAGGGTGATGATGAGAGGAAAACCCCATTcaaccacactcttgctcacccacagcctgcactcccatgTCACCCTCTTTGTCACATACTGCCTGCACCCCCATCccacccccctcttgctcacaggcaGCTTCCAACCCCATTACCCCCactgtacaatccagaatagctccacccacccaagAGTCTAATCATAGCTTAGTAggctataggacctttgatgacgtcatgacactCAAGGTCCTGTAGCCCACTAGGATAGACATAGCAGAAGGTACCATGGCTTGGGGACAGCAGGCagaagatagaagtttctccGGCCTGCTGTTATCATTCAAATGCCGggaggcaggggcccggacagaaGGTGGTCCCTGCGTGTTAAAAGACGGACTGCgaaggaggcagctcctctgcaCAGCGCCAGGTAGTGCcgcatccatcttcaggcagcacctgGCGGCATCCGTTGCTGCAGTAAATAAGGCCTGCTACCTGCTTAGGTAATTAAATTATAATTATAAAATTAGAGACTTGCTgatctataaaaataaataaataaacctgtagcagtagttacacccctgaattTTGAAATAAATTAAATATTCCAAAACTGCAAGAAATAAATTCATTTTGAGTGTAACAACAATGTAAGAAATACGGAAAATACTGGAGAATTCCAAAATATTAAACTCTAAAaggataagggctagttcacacggaagaaaagtTTTCCACCATGTGTTTTTTTATTTGGCGTGGTTAGTCacgacaggatgccaatgcagtacaTTGGCATTTCGGcatggcatcctgctcctgattagaccggaataaatgggcctaaacaggagtatGTCTCGAGCCAGGGATGCCATGGCTGACAGCTACAGAACCCatagcaagatagggcatgtcgcttcttttttccgctactcgctagcggaaaaaaaaaaaaaaagcgagcggctcccattgaagtcaataggagccattttttgcaggtggattttaaggcggattccgcctcaaaatccgccttcaaaaaaactctgtgtgaacatacccttaccccAGAGATACAGTATTATAGGTTGGCTATAGCATTCAGCTGTGTAACAACTTACCAGTCCTTGTTATTTAGTGGAACAGCCTGATATATAGTTTGGTATTGAGAAAACAGGTGATGTGCTCTATCATCATTATAACGTAACAAAGTATCCCACATCtggaaaaatcaaaaaaaaactattaaaaaaaaataaaaaatcattggTTTCAATCAGAGTTTGACTACTAAATCACAACCCCATCTCCTGGCGCAATAATGACCCCCGAATGTAACAGGTCCACAATAGTACGAAACAAGATTACCTAATGTGCAGCGGATGTTAAAGCCAAAGGCTACTCAACCCCTCGGGAACAGAAGAAAaacttgttttgctttttttttttttttttttttttttttt
This region of Leptodactylus fuscus isolate aLepFus1 chromosome 8, aLepFus1.hap2, whole genome shotgun sequence genomic DNA includes:
- the LOC142216767 gene encoding olfactory receptor 2H1-like: MKSSETFSNGTMFFFLGFSDLSLTAQTSLFIFFLLSYLLSWIGNGLIILAVTLSPPLHSPMYFFLRILSFNELLTISSTVPKALQSFFWSRRSISFIGCTTQLFIFAVAAACECTLLTVMAFDRYMAICHPLRYMSVMTVRLCYQLTLCISVFAISHAIIECFLIFTLSYCRTLKCVGTDRKLSRPGRNHTLILKKREAFWIHKLQTLEPRAHQKKEEDLINFLAGATSLPGIFVSQECEGDMLDSPERTCYWIELKS